Genomic DNA from Amycolatopsis alba DSM 44262:
ACCGGTGGGAGCACCTCAAAGGAGGAACCGCGGACAGAACAAGCGAGTCGGCGTGGAGCGTGAGCGCGGCTTCCAACACAAGCATGGCCGGCACCGGAACGCTGTCGATGTCCTCACGCCACGCTGCCAGCCCGGTCGACTTTCAGCTAGTGACGGTAACGCACTGTCACCGGGCTTGCATCGCGCGACGCCGAGCCCCCGAACTCATTGGAAGCGCTGCTCGGACCGACACGAGCCCGCGTACTGATGAAGGTCGCGGGCGGTTCCTGGAACACCAGTGAAGTCGCCGCCGGGACCGGAATCTCGGCGACCTCGGCCAGCCAACACCTGACGGTGCTGCGCGAAAGCGGGCTCATCGACACGACCCGGCGAGGCCGGGCCCGGCACCATACGATCACCACATTGGGCGGGATGATCATCCGTGCCTGCTGAGAGACATACGCCGCCCGGCACGACACCGGGCGGCGGACAGCGAGACTAGCGAGTCGCTACTCCGTACTGGCTTCCGACGATCTTGCCGTTGCCCAGGCAACCGACCGCGGAATAGGTGCTGCCGTAGTTCCTCCACGGGCCGAGCCGCACCGCGGACGCGTTGTCACACTTGATCGCGGCGGCGAACTGCGTCCCCGGACCGCTCGAACAGCGAGCGGCGATCGAGTTGTGATTGGCCGAGACGTCGATGACGCACGAAGGCGCCGCGGACACCGAAGCCGACGCGGGCGCACCCGCGGTCAGGACGCAACCCACGGTAGCCGCGCCCACCAGCAACGCTTTGACGGTTTTCGACATGGTCAATTCTTCCTTCGCTTCCAGAAGAGCCCCAAATGACCGGACGACAGTGGAACGAGTTCCACCCAGATGATCCGCGGCTCCGTTCGGAACCGTCATGATCACGAAGTC
This window encodes:
- a CDS encoding ArsR/SmtB family transcription factor, which encodes MEALLGPTRARVLMKVAGGSWNTSEVAAGTGISATSASQHLTVLRESGLIDTTRRGRARHHTITTLGGMIIRAC